The window CCAGCAGGTGGTCGGCGACCCCGACGCCGACCCCGACGAGGCCCGCCGGGAGGTCGAGCGTCTCAGCACCGAGCTGGAGGCCCATCTGACGTACGAGGAGGAGCAGCTCATTCCCGTCCTCGACGGCATCGGCTGACGGCAGGCGACTCCGTCCCGCGACCGGTCCGGGTCGCGGGACGGAGTCCGCTCCGATCGTCGTGGGTTGCCGTGCGCGACCCGGTTGTGCCCGGATTTGAGGGTTCGCCGCCTACTGGCGGCCGAAAACCGGCGTAAGCCTCAATAAGCATTTCAATGAAAAACTTGAGGCATGGACGTTGGGGACATGAAGCGGTACATCTGCGAGACCTTCGACGGGGTGAACGCCCTGGAGGCGAACGGGGACACCTTCTACATCTACGACCCCGGGCGGGACCTGCCCGCCGAGCGACAGATGCCGTTCGCGACGATCGTGACCGGTGACCACTACGACGACGCCTCCGACCTGGGCCGACCGGGTGCGTGGCGGCTCAACGTCGGGCTGACCCGCTCGGCGTACGGGGCGCTGTTTCCGCAGGGGCACGGGCCGGACGTCGACCACTCGGTGCCGGACACCGTGCTGCCGCATCCGGTCTACGCCCCGCAGCACTGGGTGTGTGTCGTGAACCCCGGCGAGGCGAGCGTGGACACGGTGCGGCAACTGCTGGCCGAGGCGTACGACTTCGCGGCCCGCAAGCACGCCAACCACCGGTCCCGGCGGGGCTCGTCCTGAGTTTCGTGGCGGCCGGCGCGTCCCACGCACCGGCCACCACACCCCGGGGTTAGTTTCGGCAGGTCTGTCGTCGGGCAGGCTCGCCGAGACGAGGGGACACCGCGCGATGTCGCGTAACACGCAGACCGTCGAGACCTACCTGGACGGCTTCCGGAAGAACGACCACGCGCTGATCCTGTCCTGCCTCACCGACGACATCGAGTGGACGGTCTACGGCGCCTTCCACCTGAAGGGCAAGGAGGCCTACGACGCCGCGATCGAGGGGCCGGGCTTCGTGCCGCCGCCCCGGTTGGAGGTCGTACGCATGGTGGAGCAGGGCGACACCGTGATGGCGGAGCTGGTCGGCTCGGTGCGGCGCGATACCGGCGAGGAGATGCGCATGTCGATGGCGGAGGTGTTCGTCATGCGCGACGGCAAGATCGCCGAGCGTCGCGCGTGGGTCATCGAGCTGAAGGAGAACGACCACCGCTGACGGGCGAGAGGTCAGCCGGGCTTGATCTGGCCGAGCTGCACCAGCAGCTGCACCCCCCGGTACACCTCGACCATGTCCTGCCCGGTGAATGTCACCGTACGCGCGCCGGGAGCGCGGGCGA is drawn from Micromonospora sp. NBC_01740 and contains these coding sequences:
- a CDS encoding DUF6194 family protein; amino-acid sequence: MDVGDMKRYICETFDGVNALEANGDTFYIYDPGRDLPAERQMPFATIVTGDHYDDASDLGRPGAWRLNVGLTRSAYGALFPQGHGPDVDHSVPDTVLPHPVYAPQHWVCVVNPGEASVDTVRQLLAEAYDFAARKHANHRSRRGSS
- a CDS encoding nuclear transport factor 2 family protein translates to MSRNTQTVETYLDGFRKNDHALILSCLTDDIEWTVYGAFHLKGKEAYDAAIEGPGFVPPPRLEVVRMVEQGDTVMAELVGSVRRDTGEEMRMSMAEVFVMRDGKIAERRAWVIELKENDHR